The following is a genomic window from Armatimonadota bacterium.
ACAGGCATCTCCAGCCCGGTAGATACGTCTTTCATGAAGATGTCCGAGCCACGGAGCGCCGGTCGGTACTCTTCCCATACGATGCGATCACCCCAAATGGCCGGAGTGTCTTGCATGTTGCTGTTCGCCGCAATGGCGCGCTCATTCGGGATCGCCTCGGCGGGGCCGGCGAGCATACCCAGGAATCCAACAACGATGAGGAGAAAGATGACGCGCCTCACAGCCCTGCCTCCTTGTGGCGTCACGGTCGGTAACACCCACCGCCAAAGACAGGGTCGCGCGCTGAGCGTGCTTAGCCCCGAGGCGCAATCAACAGCCCGGCGCCCAACCCTGGCGGGCGCTCCGAGCGTTCGGCCTGTGGTCGGTAACTGAATCTGACTTCCCCGCCGCCCACGGCCTTCCTGTTGCGATTCGAGGCGCTTCGGGGAGGCAACCAGACTCAGTTTCGAAAACGGCCATAGTCCTACTCCGCGCGGGAATCGAAATCTTCGGCGGCGGCGGGCGGATTTGAGTTCAGAGCTGGCGTTTTCTCTAACTGTGGACTGATTGGGGCAAGTCCACAGCTCTTGTGGAAACAGAGAGGCCAGACGCTGTTCTCGGGCCAGAATCGATGCGAGAAGGGGGTATCCAGTCCAGAGTTTGGGCGGTCCCGGAGAGCGGAAATGCGGCCAATCGTGGGCGTCAACGGGCCACTAAGGTCTGTGGGCTCCCCGCTCTCGGTTTTCGCGGCGAGAGGTTTCGAGCGTAAGGGCGTGGTGGATGAGCTGGCAATCGTTGGCGGGTGAGCGCTGCGTCGCTACCAGAAGTGCCGCTTGGCGAAAGCGCGGCCCGATCCGGATTTCAGGTATCGTTCAAACGCGCTAGCTCGGCCTCGATTGTCGAAGCGGACTACTGCTACGATGCGCCACGGCACGTACCTCGACGTATGGGGCGACTTGCCAGCGTTATGCTCTTTGAGGCGTTCCTCTGGGTCCGATGCCAGTCCAACGTACCGCTGCCGCGGATCGCGCACGCTTTCAAGGAGATAGACGCACTTCACGGCAAGGCCCTCCTTCGCCGAGGCTTCGGCGGGCACCAGCCTTCGCCGGAACCACGGCTTGCCAGCCGTAGCTTCAGCGAAGGCTGGTGGAGGCGGTGGGAATCGAACCCACGTCCGAAGAGCAGTCCCCGCCGGCTACTACGAGCGTGTCCTGCGTTTAGTTTGTCACGACCGCACAAGCCCACAGGCGGGCCGCGCGGCCGCTAGTTCGTGGTGTTTCCCTGCCCCCTACGAACGTCAGAGGCTCGGTAAGCTGATCTAGTTGACGCTCAAGCCGGCCCGATCAGCGAAGCCGGGAGAGCGTCGCCACCTTAGGCGGTGGCGTAGGCCGGAACGTAAGTTTCGGCAGTTATAGGTTTGCACGTTGTTAACGAGGCCGTGCGCCTCGGCTCGCAACCGACGATTCCTCACTCCCCGTCGAGACCTTTCGCCCCCTTTCCGTGTGAGAGGCTCCGCCGCAGGAACGGCGAGCGCCTGCCCCCCCAATGCTATTGTACCCCGTTACGCCCGG
Proteins encoded in this region:
- a CDS encoding GIY-YIG nuclease family protein — protein: MKCVYLLESVRDPRQRYVGLASDPEERLKEHNAGKSPHTSRYVPWRIVAVVRFDNRGRASAFERYLKSGSGRAFAKRHFW